The DNA sequence CGTCGCCAGCTACCAGGGCAACGTCGACTGGGCGAACTGGTGGAACCAGGGCAAGCGGTTCGTCTGGACCAAGGCCACGGAGAGCACCAGCTACACCAACCCGTACTTCGCGCAGCAGTACAACGGCTCCTACAACCAGGGCTTCATCCGCGGCGCGTACCACTTCGCCACGCCGAACACCGCGAGCGGCGCGGCGCAGGCCAGGTACTTCGTCGCCCACGGCGGCGGCTGGTCGAAGGACGGCAAGACCCTGCCGGGCGCGCTCGACATGGAGTACAACCCGTACGGCGCGACCTGCTACGGGCTGAGCAAGGCCGGGATGACGTCGTGGATCCTCGACTTCCACGACACCTACCACTCCCTCACCGGCCGGTACCCGGTGATCTACACGTCGACGAGCTGGTGGAGCAGCTGCGTGAGCGGTGACTTCTCCAGCACGGCCCCGCTGTGGGTCGCGCGGTACGCGTCGTCGGTGGGCACCCTGCCGTACAACTGGAGCTACTACACCGTCTGGCAGTACACCTCGAGCCCGCTCGACCAGGACACCTTCAACGGTGCCTACGACCGGCTCCAGGCACTCGCCAACGGCTGACCCGCACCACCCCGGCTCCCGGATCGTGACGACTTCGCGTCGGCACGGCCGGGAGCCGGTTTCATGCCGTACCGTCCGAGCTTGCAGAATGCTGCTCACACGTCCTGGGGAACCGCACGCGTCCACCGGACGTCGGAAAGCGGACGAACACCCAGCGCCCGGAAGGCATGAAAGATGACGTACCCGCCTCAGCCGGGCCAGCCCGGCCAGCCCGATCCGTACGGCCAGCAGCCGCAGTCCGGCGGCTTCCCGCAGCAGCCGTACCCGCAGCAGGGCGGGTGGGACCCCAACCAGCAGCAACAGCCGTACCCGACGCAGCAGTACCCGCAGGGCTGGGACCCGAGCCAGCAGCAGCAGGGTTACCCGTCGGGCGGCTTCCCGGCGAGCCCGCAGCCGCAGTGGGGCGACGCGGGTACCCAGCAGCAGTCGGCGTGGGCGGACCCGAACGCGCAGCAGTACGGCCAGCAGGCCTGGGACCCGAACCAGGGCGGCCAGATGTCCGGCTGGGACCCGGCGACCGGCGGCTACGCGCAGGGCTTCGGCGGACCGCCGGCCCCGCCGAAGAAGAGCAAGACCGGGATGTGGATCGCCGTCGGCGCCACCGTGGTCGTCGTGCTGGCGGCGCTGGGTGTCACCGGCTTCGTCGCGCCCGGGTTCTTCCTTTCGAAGGACGACAACACGAACGTCGCGGCGCCGCCGTCGTCGAGCACGTCCGCGAAGCCGACGGCGCCGAAGACGACCACGCCCAAGAAGACGACGACGCCGACCTCCAAGCCCCCGTCGGGCTCCGACGCTTCGGACGCCAAGGCGGTCCTGCAGGGCTTCATCGACAAGCTGAACGCGGACGACAAGGCCGGCGCGCTCGCGCTGGGCTGCTCCGACTCGAAGGACCTGCTCGACTCGTGGCTCGACACGTTCCTCAAGCCGCCGTTGAAGCTGACGCTCGGCGAGGTGCCGGACGACGAGTACCTGGTCGAGGGCCAGGTCACCGGGACGTCCGCCGGCAAGAACGTCAAGGGCACGCTGAGCGCGACGAACTTCGACGACAAGGGTTTCTGCGTCAGCACCATGCTGGTGTCCTGAACGCGTGAAGCTGTGGCGATCACCGCTGGCGTGGACGTTCTTCGCGTCGCTGGTGCTGTTGCTCGGGGTCGGCGGCTGGCTGCTGACCGACCCCGCCACCAGCCGCAGTGACGCGCTGAAGACGGGCGGCCTCGCCGGCGGTGCGATCGTGGCGCTGTACGCGCTGTGGCTCAACGACCGGCGCCGCCGGGTCGAGGAACGCCGCCAGGACATCGAGCGCCGCCGACACGAACTCGAGTCGCAGCGCGCGGAACAGGACCGCGAGCGGGTGGCGGACGAGCGGTTCGCGAAGGCGGTCGAGCTGCTCGGCCACGCCGCGGACCAGGTGCGGGTGGGCGCGCTGCACGCGCTGGCGGGGCTGGCGCGGAACCGTCCGGAGTACACGCAGACGGTGCTGGACGTGCTGTGCTCGTACCTGCGGCGGCCGTTCGAGCACCCGCGGTACGAAGAGGAGCTCGACCGCAAGGATCGCGACGGCACGCGGGGCACGCCCGAGCAGGAGCAGGAGCTGCAGGTGCGGCTCACCGCCCAGCGGCTGATCAAGGATCTGCTGCCGCCGGCGTCGTCGCCGGACGCGCTGGACTACGACCTCGACCTGACCGGCGCGGTCGTCGAATACCTCGATTTCTCCGGGCGCCGGATCGGCGGGATGCTGCTGCGGTACGCGGCCCTGTACAGCAGCACCAACTTCAGCGGCTGCCGGTTCACCGGGAAGGTGTACTTCACGGCCGCGGGCACCGGCCAGGGGCGGCTGATCGGGTACTTCCGGTGCCGGGGCGCGGTTTTCGAGAGTCACGCCTGGTTCAGCGGCACGCAGTTCGCCGAGCTGACGGACTTCACGGACACGACGTTCGCCGGGCCGACGACGTTCAAGGACGCCGAGTTCGGCAACGACGCGCTGTTCGGCGGGGTGCAGGCGACGGGGTCGCTTGACCTGCGGCGGGCCTGCTTCCGGGGGCAGACCGATCTGCGGTTCGCCTCGCTGCCGGCGGCGGTTTCGCTGTACAACACGCGGGTGCGGGCGGAGAAGGACGTGCAGCTGCCGTCGGCTTGGGACGTCGAGGAACTCCACGACGGGGACCTGCGGGTCGTCGCCAAGCGGGGCTGAGCGGAGGGCACCGGCCGGAGCCGGCGCCCTCCGGTGCTCAGTCGAACAGCGCCGGCAGGGCGCCTTCCCAGACCTCGCGCAGCTCGTCCAGCGTGAACTCCGTGATGCCCTGCAGCTCCAGCGTGCCCGACTCCGGGTCGACCACGCCGGTCTTGCGCCAGGGCAGGCCGCGGGCCGTGCACATCTCCGTGAAGCGCAGTTCCTCCGTGCGCGGGACCGCCACCAGTACGCGGCCGGCCGACTCGGAGAACAGCTGGACGAACGGGTCCTGGTCGGTGTCGAGGAAGACCCGGGCGCCGCACTGTCCGATCAGGACGGTTTCGACCAGCGTCTGGATCAGGCCGCCGTCGGACAGGTCGTGCGCCGCCGAGATCATGCCGTCGCGGGAGCCCGCCACCAGGATCTCGCCCAGCAGCTTCTCGCGGGCCAGGTCGACGCGCGGGGGAACACCGCCGAGGTGGCCGTGGAGCTCGCGGGCCCAGGCCGAGCCGTCCAGCTCGTCGTGCGTTTCGCCCAGCAGCAGCAGGGTTTCGCCGGCTTCCGCGCCGATGCCGGTCGGGATGCGGCGGGTGACGTCGTCGATCACGCCGAGGACGCCGATCACCGGGGTCGGCAGGATCGCCGTCGAACCGGTCTGGTTGAAGAAGCTCACGTTGCCGCCGGTCACCGGGATGCCGAGCTCGACGCAGCCGTCCGCGAGGCCGTGGACCGCCTGCTCGAACTGCCACATCACGCCCGGGTCGGTCGGGGCGCCGAAGTTCAGGCAGTCCGAGACCGCGACCGGGGTCGCGCCGCCCGTCGCCACGTTGCGGTACGCCTCCGCCAGCGCCAGCTGCGCGCCGCGGTACGGGTCGAGGTAGACGAACTTGCTGTTGCAGTCCGTCGCGACCGAGACGCCGCGGCCGGACGACTCGTCGATCCGGATCATGCCCGAGTCCGACGGCTGCGAGAGCACGGAGTTGCCGCGCACGTACCGGTCGTACTGCGAGGTCACCCATTCCTTCGACGCCTGGTTCGGCGACGAGATGAGCTTGAGGACGTCCGCGCGCAGTTCGTCCGGTGTGGACGGACGCGGCAGCTTCGCGGAGGTGTCCGCGACCAAGGCGTCCTGAGTGGACGGGCGCTCGATCGGCCGGTCGTACACCGGGCCCTGGTGCGCCACGGTGTGCGCCGGGACGTCGACGACGACCTCGTCGTTCCACGTGATGACGAGGTGCTCGCCGTCGGTGACCTCGCCGATGTCGGTGGCGATGACGTCCCACTTGCGGCAGACCGCCATGAACGCCTCGACGTTCTCCGGCGAGACGACCGCGCACATGCGCTCCTGCGACTCGCTGGAGAGCACCTCGGCGGGCGTCATCCCGTTGGCGCGCAACGGAACGCGGTCGAGGTGGATGTGCATGCCGCCGTCGCCGGCCGCGGCCAGCTCCGACGTCGCGCAGGACAGCCCGGCGCCGCCGAGGTCCTGGATGCCGACGACCAGCTTCTGCGCGAACAGCTCGAGGCAGCACTCGATGAGCACCTTCTCGGTGAACGGGTCGCCGACCTGGACGCTCGGGAGCTTCTTGCGGCCGCCCGACGATTCATCACCCGAGAAGGTGTCACTCGCCAGGACGGAAACGCCGCCGATGCCGTCGAGGCCGGTGCGCGCGCCGAACAGGATGATCTTGTTGCCGGTGCCGGACGCGAACGCCAGGTGCAGGTCCTCGACGCGCATCGCGCCGACGCACAGGGCGTTCACCAGCGGGTTGCCGGCGTAGGACGGGTCGAAGACGAGCTCGCCGCCGATGTTGGGCAGGCCGAGGCAGTTGCCGTAGCCGCCGACGCCGGCGACGACGCCGGGCAGCACGCGCTTGGTGTCGGGGGCGTCGGCCGGGCCGAAGCGCAGCGCGTCGGCGACCGCGAGGGGCCGCGCGCCCATCGCCATGATGTCGCGGACGATGCCGCCGACGCCGGTCGCGGCACCCTGGTACGGCTCCACATAGGACGGGTGGTTGTGGCTCTCCACCTTGAAGGTGACCGCCCAGCCCTCGCCGATGTCGACGACGCCCGCGTTTTCGCCGATGCCGGCCAGCATCTTGGCCTTCATCTCGTCGGTGGCGGTCTCCCCGAAGTACCGCAGGTGCTTCTTCGACGACTTGTAGGAGCAGTGCTCGCTCCACATCACCGAGTACATGGCCAGCTCGGCGTCGGTGGGCCGGCGGCCGAGGATTTCCCGGATGCGGGCGTACTCGTCGTCGGCAAGGCCCAATTCGCGATACGGCTGGGTGTGCTCCGGGGTCGCCCCGGCGCGCTCGGTGGTGTCAACGGTGCTGGTCACGGTGTCCGTGTCAGGGTTCGCCACGGCCGCCAGGATACGGGCCGCCCGGTGGCGCCCCGGACGGTGGGCCACCGAAATCGGACGGCCCCCGGCCGGTGTGAGCGGCGCAACACCCAAGCGCCCCAATGTGGCGTTCGGTGCGTCCAGCGCACCCAATGTGGCGTTCGGTGCGTTGGACGCAACCAACGCCACATTGGGGCGCTCCGGACCGGGCACCTGGCGTGGGCGGCGGGAAAATCGGTCGCCTTCGCCCGGGTGTCGGCTTAACGTCGAGAATCGTGCTTTCCGCCACATACCCCCTTCCGCCGCTGCGGCTGCCCGCACGGCCGAGCGCGAGCCGCTTCCTGCTCGCCGTCTTCCGGGCCCGGCTCGGGACGGTGCTGGGCGCGGCCGCGATCGGTGTCGTCTGGGCGCTTCCCGGTGCGCTGCTGCCGCTGGTCGTCGGCCAGGGCATCGGCGCCATCGGCGCGCACGACGGCGCCGCCGTCGGGCGCTGGGCGCTCGCGGCGGCCGTCCTCGGCCTGGTGCAGACGGTCTTCGGGACCTGGCTGCACTTCCTCAACTACGGCCTGTGGCTGCACGGCGCGGGCACGACGCAACGGGCCGTGTCGGCGCACACCACCCGCGTCGGCGCCGGGCTGCGCGAGCAGACGACCACCGGCAACCTCGTCGCCGTCAGCACCACCGACATCAACCACATCGGCAACACCGTCGAGATGACCGGGCGGGCGGTCGGCTCGCTGCTGGCGTTCGTCGTGGTCGCGGTGTGGCTGGTCTCGACGTCGCCGCTGCTGGGCGTGGTCGCGCTCGTCGGCGTGCCGGTCGCGGTGCTCGGCATCGGACCGCTGCTCGCGCCGCTGCAGAAGCGCAAGGCGAAGCAGCGTGAGCAGCGCGGGGACGTCAACGCGCTGGGCGCGGACATCGTGTCCGGCCTGCGGATCCTGCGCGGCATCGGCGGCGAGCGGCGGTTCTTCGCCCGCTTCCGCGAGACGAGCCAGCGGGTGCGGCGGGCCGGCATCGAGGTCGGCAAGGCCGAGGCGTGGCTGGCCGCGGCGGAGATCGCGCTGCCGGGCCTGGTCACCGTGGTGATCACCTGGCTCGGCGCGCGGCTGGCCGTGGCCGGCTCGATCGACGTCGGGCAGCTGGTGGCGTTCTACGGTGTTTCGGCGTTCCTGATCTGGCCGGTCACGGCCGCGACGGAGGCGGTCGGCTCGATCACGTCGGGGCTGGTCGCGTCGCGGAAGGTGGTGGCGCTGCTGCTGGCGATCCGCCCGAAGCTGGCGGACCCGGAGAACCCGGTGCCGCTGCCCGAAGGGCCGCTGGAGCTGGTGGACACCGAGTCCGGCGTCCGGGTCGCGCCCGGCCGCCTGACGGTCGTCGACTTCGGTGCCGACGGCGAAGCGGTGGCGGACCGGCTGGCCCGGTTCGCCGACCCGGCCGACGGCGAAGCGGTGCTGGTCGGCGGCGTCCGGGCGGACCACGTCGCGCTCGCGGAGCTGCGGCGGCGGGTCGTCTACGCACACAACCAGGACATCTGGTTCTCCGGTGTGCTGCGCGAGCAGCTGGCGCCGGCGCGGGAGACCGGCGTGGGCATCACCGAAGCGCTGTCCGCGGCCGACGCCGACGACATCGTGGCGGCGCTGCCCGACGGCGTCGACGAGGTGATCGGCGAGCGCGGGCGCGAGGTGTCCGGCGGCCAGCGGCAGCGGCTGAACCTGGCCCGCGCGCTGGCGGCCGACGCCGACGTGCTGGTGCTGGACGAGCCGACGTCGGCGGTCGACGCGCACACGGAGGCCCGCATCACCGAGCGCGTCGCGGCGCTTCGCCGCGGCAAGACGACGGTGGTGTTCAGCCAGAGTCCCTTGTGGACACACGTGGCGGACGAAGTCTTCACGGCGAAGGTGGTGACGGTGTGAAACGGCTCCCCACGGCGTCCCGGCGGGACGTCCGCCGCTGGGCGCTGCGGACGGCGGTGCTCCACAAACGCGAGTTCGGCCTGCTGCTGGGCTCGCTGGCGGTGGCCACCCTGATCGGGCTGGCCGGGCCGCAGCTGCTCGGCGCGCTGGTCGACGCCGTCGCGGCCGGCACCACCACCGGCCACGTCGACGTGCTCGCGGCGGCGTTCGTCGGGATCCTGGTCCTGCAGGCGCTGGCGCGGAAGGTCGCGCGGATGCGCGGCGCGGTGTTCGGCGAGCTGGTGCTGGCGAACACGCGCGAAGAGTTCGTCGGGACGGCCCTGCGGCTGCCGCTCGGCACCGTCGAAGCGGCGGGCACCGGCGACCTGCTCAGCCGGGCCACCACCGACCTCGGCCGGATCGACCACGCGGCGCGGTTCGCGGCGCCGGAGATCCTGGTCGCGGTGGTGACCGTGGTGTTCACGGTGGTCGCGATGGTGCTGACGTCGCCGCTACTGGCGCTGGGCCTGCTGGTCGCGGTGCCGCTGCTGGTGCCGGTGAACGTCTGGTACCAGCGGCGGATCCCGGCGGTCATGCAGTGGATGCTGGACCGCTGGGCGGACCTGACCACGAGCGTGCACGAGACGGCCGAGGGCGCGCGCACGGTGGAGGCGCTCGGCCTGACCGACCGGCGGGTCGGCGCGGCGTACGACGCGCTGGACCGCAGCATCTACGGCGAGCGCCGGATGCGGGCGCTGCAGCTGCGCTGGCTGCCGTCGCTCGAGATCAGCTACGTCGTGCCGATGGCGGTCATGCTGCCGCTCGGCCTGCTCGCCCACACGCGGGGCTGGGCCGGGCTCGGCGAGATCACCACGGTGCTGCTGTACATGCAGGCGATGGCGGCGCCGCTGAACGAGGCGCTGTTCTGGCTGGAGGATCTGCAGGTCGCGGCGGCCGCGGCGCGCCGGATCCGCGGCGTCCACTCGGTGGCTTCCGAGGGGGCGCCGAAGGTGACGGAGGTACCGCGCGGGCGTGACATCGACGTGCACGACGTCCGGTTCGCCTACACCGCCGACCGCGAAGTGCTGCACGGCATCGACCTGCGGGTGCCGCGCGGCGAGCGGCTGGCGATCGTCGGGCCGTCCGGCGCCGGCAAGTCGACGCTCGGCCGGCTGCTGGCGGGCATCGCGGCGCCGTCGTCGGGCTCGGTGCGGATCGGCGGCCAGGACGTCTCGGCGCTGGCCGACGACGTCCTGCGCGGCGAGGTGCTGCTGCTGACCCAGGAGCACCACGTGTTCTCCGGGACGCTGCGGCAGAACCTGGCGCTGCCGGCCCGGCGCTCGGGTGGCGACTGGCCGGACGAGGAACTGCTGGCCGCGCTGGCCTCGGCGGGCGCGTCGGACTGGGTCGCGTCGCTGCCGTCCGGGCTCGACACGAAGCTGGGTTCCGGCGAGCACCCGGTGCCGGCGGCGATCGCACAGCAGCTGGCGCTGGCGCGGGTGGTGCTGGCCGACCCGCACACGCTGGTGCTCGACGAAGCGACGTCCCTGCTGGACACGGGTTCGGCCCGGGACCTGGAGCGGTCGCTGAACAGCGTGCTGTCCGGGCGGACGGTCATCGCGATCGCCCACCGCCTGCACACGGCCGCGGCGGCCGACCGGGTCGCGGTGGTCGAGGACGGCCGCATCACGGAGCTGGGCCCGCACTCGGCCTTGCTGGCGGCGGGCGGTTCGTACGCCCGCTTGGTGGCGGCGGCTTCGTAGTCCGGAATGTCCGGACGCGGTGGCGTGTTGCTCCCCGGTGTCAACGGACGCTGGGGAGTGACATGTCGTCTTTCGTGATGACCGTGGCGGAACGCGAAGAGTTCCTGAGCGGGGCGCACATCGGGGTGCTGGCGGTGGAGCGCGCGGGCCGGGCCCCGCTGGCGGTCCCGGTTTGGTACGACTACTCGCCGGGCGGCGAGCTGCTGATCTGGATGGAGCGGGACACGGTCAAGGACCGCTCGATCCGCGCGGCGGGGCGGTTGAGCCTGGTGGCGCAGGACGAGACCCCGCCGTACCGGTACGTGACGGTCGAGGGGCCGGTGGTGGCGAACGACTCGCCGCCGACGCGGGAGCAGGCGCTGCGGATCGCGCACCGGTACTGGCCGGCGGAGCAGGCGACGGCCTATGTGGACGCGTCGCTCGGGGAGCGGTCGGTGCTGGTGCGGGTGCGGCCGGAGAAGTGGCTGTCGAACGACCAGAGCAAGACCTGAGGGCTCGCCGCCTCAACCGCGGAGCCGGTCCGGGCGTGTCAGCGGTGCCGGGGCACGCCCGGTCCGACCTGAGGGAGAAGCCGGATGACGTCGACACGCCTTGCCCTGCGAACCGGGGCGGTCGCCGCCGGAATCGTGATCACCGTGGCGGCCACGCCGGCCGCCGCGGCCGGCTGGCCGAACGACAGCTTCGACCTGTGCCCCACGACCTGCGCCATCGGCGGAACCATCGGCGGTGTCGCGTGGGGCAACCGGACCGCGGAGGTGCAGGGAAGCATGACCGACATCGAAGGTTCCGGCACGACCGTCTTCTTCGAGGCCTACTCCGGCTCGGTGAAGATCGACAGCACGACCCGGACCACGCCCGCCGACAAGACCGAGCCGTTCCACTTCACGATCGGGGACCCGGACCGCGTCGGCGGGTTCGACCGCCTCAAGATCCAGGTGTGCCAGGGGCGCAGCACACCCGCCTGGTGCAGCAGGCCGGTCAACGCGGACCGCGACGGGGTCGCCGAGGCGCTGAGCAGCCTCTGACCGCGACCAGCCGGGGCGCCACCGGCACCCCGGCTGCTTCGCGTCAGGCCTTGACCAGCGCGTCCACCGCGCTGAAGAACATGCCCAGCCCGTCGTCCGACGGCCCGGTCAGCGCGTCGATCGCGTGCTCCGGGTGCGGCATCAGCCCGACGACCCGGCCGTTCTCGCTGCGGATGCCCGCGATGTCGTTGCGCGAGCCGTTCGGGTTGCCACCCACGTACCGGAAGACCACGCGGCCCTCGGCCTCGAGCTCGTCCAAAGTGGACTGCTCGGCCATGTAGCAGCCGTCGATGTTCTTCATCGGGATGAGGATCTCGGCGCCTTCGTCGTACCGCGTCGTCCACGCCGTGCCGGTGTTCTCGACCCGGAGCCACTGGTCGCGGCAGATGAAGTGGAGGCCCTGGTTGCGGATCATCGCGCCCGGCAGGAGCCCGGCTTCGCACAGGATCTGGAAGCCGTTGCAGATGCCGAGGACCGGCATGCCGCCCCGCGCCGCCTCGATCACCGGGGTCATCACCGGGGCGAAGCGGGCGATCACGCCCGCGCGGAGGTAGTCGCCGTACGAGAAGCCGCCCGGGACGACGACCGCGTCGACGTCGTGCAGGTTCTCGTCCGCGTGCCACAGCGGGACGGCCTCGGCGCCGGCGTAGCGGACCGCGCGGGCCGCGTCGCCGTCGTCCAGGGTGCCCGGGAAGGTGATGACGCCGATGCGCGCGCTCACGCCTCCACCCGCTTGATGGTCCACTGCTCGATCACCGGGTTCGCGAGGAAGCCTTCGGCGATCTTCTCCAGCGTGGCGTCGTCGACCGTGTCGTCGACCTCGATCTCGAAGTGCTTGCCCTGGCGGATCTCCTTGATCCCGGTGAAGCCGAGGCGGCCGGCGGCGCCGAGCGCGGCCTGCCCCTGCGGGTCGAGGATTTCGGGCTTCGGCATGACGTCGACGACGACTCGGGCCACGGCAGGCTGCTCCTTATTCACGCAGGTCGTGGGTACCGGGCCAGCATAGTTGACACCGATTGCCGCACTCGCGCCCAGGTGGCGAGGGCCACCGGAAAACCTAGACTGGCCGAGGGCGCGGCGCTGCGCCATGATGAGTCGTTGACATCTCGCCAACAGGAGGCACCGTGGCCGTCCAGGAGTCCTTCGACTACGTCATCGTCGGCGCCGGCAGCGCGGGCTGCGTGCTCGCCAACCGGCTCACCGAGGACCCGTCGGCCCAGGTCCTGCTGCTCGAAGCGGGCAGCGAGGACACCGCGGACGAGATCCACATCCCCGCCGCGTTCCCCTCGCTGTTCAAGACCAAGTGGGACTGGAACTACGAGACCGTCGAGCAGAAGCACACCGGCAAGACGTCCTATTGGCCGCGCGGGAAGGTGCTCGGCGGCTGCTCGTCGATCAACGCGATGATCTACATCCGCGGCAACCGCGCCGACTACGACGGCTGGCGCGATTCCCACGGCGCCGAGGGCTGGGGCTGGGACGACGTCCTCCCGTACTTCAAGCGAGCCGAAGGCAACCAGCGGCTCGGCGGGCCGCTGCACGGCACCGACGGCCCGCTGCACGTCGAGGACCGGCGGTTCACCCACGAGCTGTCGCACGCCTGGGTCGACTCCGCCGTCTCGTGGGGCCTCAAGCGCACCGACGACTTCAACGGCGAGAGCCAGGAAGGCGCCGGCGTCTACCAGGTGACCTGCAAGAAGGGCCGCCGCTGGTCCACCGCGGACGCCTACCTGCGCCCGGCGCTCGAGCGGCCGAACCTCACCGTGAAGACGTCCTCGCCCGCGACCCGGATCGTCTTCGAAGGCACCCGCGCGGTCGGCGTGTCCTATTTGGACAACGGCGTGGAGCGCACCGCGCACGCGTCGGCCGAGGTCGTCCTCTCCGGCGGGGCGATCAATTCGCCGCAGCTGCTGATGGTTTCCGGCGTCGGTCCGGCCGAGCACCTGCGCGAGCACGGCATCGACGTCGTCGCGGCGCTGCCCGGCGTCGGCGAGAACCTGCACGACCACCCGGCCTGCGGGATCATCTGGTCCACGCGCGGCACCACCGACCTGGTCGACGCGGCGACCCCGCGCGGCCTCGTCCGCTACCAGCTGACCAAGCGCGGGCCGCTGGCGTCCAACATCGGCGAAGCGGGCGCGTTCTTCCCGACCGGCGACGGCCTGCCCGCACCGGACATGCAGATCCACGTGGCGCCGACGTTGTTCTACGACAACGGCTTGCGCGAACCGACGGTCCCGGGCTTCACGTCGGCGGCGACGCTGGTGGACGTCGCGAGCCGCGGCCGGCTGCGGCTGAAGTCGGCGAACCCGTTGTGGAAGCCGGAAATCGACCCGGCGTACTACGCGGAGCCGAAGGACATGGAGACGATGATCGCCGGGCTGCGCGCGCTGATCGACATCGGGAAGTCGGGGCCGCTCAAGCGGTTCCTCGACCAGCCGTTCCTGCCCGCGCGGCACGATCTGAGCGATTCCGAGCTGGCCGACCACATCCGCGAGAACACGCAGACGCTCTACCACCCGGTCGGGACCTGCTCGATCGGCACGGTCGTCGACCCGCAGCTGCGGGTGAACGGCGTCGAGGGCCTGCGCGTGGTCGACGCGTCCGTGATGCCCGTGGTGCCGCGGGGCAACACGAACGCGCCGACCGTCATGGTCGCGGAGAAGGCCGCGGATCTGATCCGGGGCCGCTAGCGCTTGCCGTGCAGGATGGTCACCAGCTTGGCGACCAGCGCGTCCGTCGATTCCTTGCGGGTGAACGACGTCAGCGTCAGCGGGGCCGTGAAGCGCTGACGGGCGATCGCCTTCGTGCGGGCGAACTCGCGCAGCCCCTCGGGGCCGTGGATGCGCCCGAAGCCCGAGTCGCCGACCCCGCCGAACGGCAGGGACGCGATGCCCGCGAACGACAGCGGCGCGTTGATCGCCGTCATGCCGGTGCGCAGCTTCTCGGCCAGCTCGACGCCGCGCGACTTCGAGAAGACCGTCGAGCCGAGGCCGTACTTCGTGCTGTTGGCCAGCTCGACCGCTTCGTCCATGTCGCGGACCTTCGCGATCGTCACCGTCGGGCCGAAGGTCTCCTCGGTGACCGCCTCGGAGTCCTCCGGGACGTCGACCAGCACCGTCGGCTGCGCGTAGCGGTCGCCGACCGCGTCCTCGCCGCCGAGGACCGCCTTGCCGCCGCGGGCCAGCGCGTCCTGGATGTGGCGCTTGATCACGCCCAGCTGGGACGGCATCGTCACCGGGCCGTACTGCGCGGCCTCGTCCGAACCCGCGCGGACGTCCTTGGACTTCTCGACGACCTTCGCGACGAACGCGTCGTGCACCTTCTCGTGGACGTACACGCGCTCGACGCCGATGCAGGTCTGACCGGAGTTGGAGAAGGCGCCCCACACGGTGGCGTCGGCCGCGGCGTCGAGGTCGGCGTCCGCGTCGACGAGCACCGGGTCCTTGCCGCCCGCCTCGATGACCACCGGGGTGAGCGTCTCGGCGGCAGCGGCCATGATGCGCTTGCCGGTCGCGGTCGAGCCGGTGAACGCGATCTTGTCGACGCCGGCGCCGACCAGCGCCGCGCCGGTCTCGCCGAAGCCGGTGACCAGCTGCAGCACCGGCTGCTCCGGGACGATCTCGGCGAACGCGTCGACCAGCCACTTCCCGACGCCGGGGGTGTACTCGCTCGGCTTGAAGACGACGGCGTTGCCCGCCGCGAGCGCGTACGCGATCGAGCCGAGCGGGGTGAACACCGGGTAGTTCCACGGGCCGATCACGCCGACGACGCCGAGCGGCTGGTACTCGACGGTGGCGGCCTGGTTCGACATCAGCAGCCCGGCCGAGCGCTTCTGCTTGCCGAGGATCTTCTTCGCGTGCTTGCCCGCCCAGGCGATGTGCTCGATGGCCAGGACGCTCTCGAGCTGCGCGTCGGCGAT is a window from the Amycolatopsis sp. cg9 genome containing:
- a CDS encoding lysozyme, producing MSTSRRGRLFAALVVPATLLLLGSTAQAATFSPEADPVAAINADIAQHNHELGSQIRRVEGDKSTPDTQKAAQQPQPAQAIPNQVLATVAGMDVASYQGNVDWANWWNQGKRFVWTKATESTSYTNPYFAQQYNGSYNQGFIRGAYHFATPNTASGAAQARYFVAHGGGWSKDGKTLPGALDMEYNPYGATCYGLSKAGMTSWILDFHDTYHSLTGRYPVIYTSTSWWSSCVSGDFSSTAPLWVARYASSVGTLPYNWSYYTVWQYTSSPLDQDTFNGAYDRLQALANG
- a CDS encoding pentapeptide repeat-containing protein, which produces MKLWRSPLAWTFFASLVLLLGVGGWLLTDPATSRSDALKTGGLAGGAIVALYALWLNDRRRRVEERRQDIERRRHELESQRAEQDRERVADERFAKAVELLGHAADQVRVGALHALAGLARNRPEYTQTVLDVLCSYLRRPFEHPRYEEELDRKDRDGTRGTPEQEQELQVRLTAQRLIKDLLPPASSPDALDYDLDLTGAVVEYLDFSGRRIGGMLLRYAALYSSTNFSGCRFTGKVYFTAAGTGQGRLIGYFRCRGAVFESHAWFSGTQFAELTDFTDTTFAGPTTFKDAEFGNDALFGGVQATGSLDLRRACFRGQTDLRFASLPAAVSLYNTRVRAEKDVQLPSAWDVEELHDGDLRVVAKRG
- the purL gene encoding phosphoribosylformylglycinamidine synthase subunit PurL codes for the protein MTSTVDTTERAGATPEHTQPYRELGLADDEYARIREILGRRPTDAELAMYSVMWSEHCSYKSSKKHLRYFGETATDEMKAKMLAGIGENAGVVDIGEGWAVTFKVESHNHPSYVEPYQGAATGVGGIVRDIMAMGARPLAVADALRFGPADAPDTKRVLPGVVAGVGGYGNCLGLPNIGGELVFDPSYAGNPLVNALCVGAMRVEDLHLAFASGTGNKIILFGARTGLDGIGGVSVLASDTFSGDESSGGRKKLPSVQVGDPFTEKVLIECCLELFAQKLVVGIQDLGGAGLSCATSELAAAGDGGMHIHLDRVPLRANGMTPAEVLSSESQERMCAVVSPENVEAFMAVCRKWDVIATDIGEVTDGEHLVITWNDEVVVDVPAHTVAHQGPVYDRPIERPSTQDALVADTSAKLPRPSTPDELRADVLKLISSPNQASKEWVTSQYDRYVRGNSVLSQPSDSGMIRIDESSGRGVSVATDCNSKFVYLDPYRGAQLALAEAYRNVATGGATPVAVSDCLNFGAPTDPGVMWQFEQAVHGLADGCVELGIPVTGGNVSFFNQTGSTAILPTPVIGVLGVIDDVTRRIPTGIGAEAGETLLLLGETHDELDGSAWARELHGHLGGVPPRVDLAREKLLGEILVAGSRDGMISAAHDLSDGGLIQTLVETVLIGQCGARVFLDTDQDPFVQLFSESAGRVLVAVPRTEELRFTEMCTARGLPWRKTGVVDPESGTLELQGITEFTLDELREVWEGALPALFD
- a CDS encoding ABC transporter transmembrane domain-containing protein encodes the protein MLSATYPLPPLRLPARPSASRFLLAVFRARLGTVLGAAAIGVVWALPGALLPLVVGQGIGAIGAHDGAAVGRWALAAAVLGLVQTVFGTWLHFLNYGLWLHGAGTTQRAVSAHTTRVGAGLREQTTTGNLVAVSTTDINHIGNTVEMTGRAVGSLLAFVVVAVWLVSTSPLLGVVALVGVPVAVLGIGPLLAPLQKRKAKQREQRGDVNALGADIVSGLRILRGIGGERRFFARFRETSQRVRRAGIEVGKAEAWLAAAEIALPGLVTVVITWLGARLAVAGSIDVGQLVAFYGVSAFLIWPVTAATEAVGSITSGLVASRKVVALLLAIRPKLADPENPVPLPEGPLELVDTESGVRVAPGRLTVVDFGADGEAVADRLARFADPADGEAVLVGGVRADHVALAELRRRVVYAHNQDIWFSGVLREQLAPARETGVGITEALSAADADDIVAALPDGVDEVIGERGREVSGGQRQRLNLARALAADADVLVLDEPTSAVDAHTEARITERVAALRRGKTTVVFSQSPLWTHVADEVFTAKVVTV